The DNA sequence CGCTCGAATGGCTCCTCTAACCTGTTGGGTGAAAGGACCCGGGCGGTCCTCGTAAGTGGTCATAGCTTTCCAggtgtctctattttctgtggCCTGTACCCTTGCCTATAGGGCATgcaaagagttgctcatttgCACAAGTAATGCCGTGTTTGCATCGGTTACCGGTGGGATATTGTGAACTGGCTGTGGTAACGGTGGTGGTGGCAGATGCTTCAAGTTTTCCGGGAATAAGTCTACCGGTATCTGGATCATCCATTGACCGCCCTCCATAGAAGGTGCTAGGGTGGTGTTGGGGTCTCTTGTTATTGGGGCGGCGTTCACGCCTGTTGCTAACTGGGATGCTCTAGTCAAGGCCTGGGTGAGTGCCTCGTTGTGTTGGTGCCTCCTATCCAGTGCTCGGGCCAGCGttgtgttttcatcttccaaatcctGCATTCTCTGTTGCGCAAGGCGGTTTGTTTCCCTATCGGTACTTTGTTGTTCTCGATCGATCCTGGATTGTTCCCTCAAGGCTGCGATCTCAGCTCGCATAGACTCTAACACCGATACCGGAGTCACTTGATCCGGGACTATCGGGTCCAAGGATCCGAGACCATGCATTTCTCCTGGAACACTGGGCGCCTCTGCTGACGAAGTTCCCGGAGAGAATATCAGTGCCCGGGCGACACTTCTACCCTCTCCTGCCACTTCTGGCTCATTCATGATTCACCCCTATCtggcgcgccaatgtttctggtggctttctctgggtacctcacacagaatgctataccgtctggggtaccgatccaactcctaaatcctgtattaagaacacaacgttagaggggtaaaccgtactggacggtttacacctctccgatgcctgagtgagaaactaatagatgggtatcaagtaaatagtagacaaaggagttattacccgtaaaggtggttgtgctaatgtctttatactcgagcatggggaaggagtctcccctatcttcgatgtgggacacaggttgttcttctgatgccatattAGCCCTCTTGTTGTGaaaatagatgggctgtgctggccttgccccgggccctgggtgcccggGGTGGCATCCCATATGAGCCCCgtcatggtgggtcgtgaacccggcccatggcatagTGCCCGAGAGTACCGATGGGACCCAGCCAATAGTGCCAAACTTAGTTGAGACTTCCCCAGTATGTACAGCTGTCTTCCCtcttctctcccactgaaataAATTGGGTTGCACTTAGTATTGAGAAAACTATCCAAAATATATGAACTGATCAAAACATGAAAAGTAGTCCAAAACACTTAAGCTATCTAGCAACCACAATTTCATGTGGCATATTTTCATAGAGCAATATCAGATGACAATATTCCAGCAAACCAGTTTAAGTTGGTGAAATATCCACAATACCATATGACAATAGTCCAATCTAATGCATTAAGCAATAATTAAACACACAGTTTTAGTTAACTTGCTGAAAAAATCTATGTTCTTATCCTCTGCTCTGTCCTTCATATATCTCATTATGAAATAGCCACAGTCTTTATCAGTATGTTACTCCGGAATACCCTAAAAACAGTATAAGAGGAAACCTGTGAGATGAATGAGGAAAAACAGTAAAAGCGGTGCATAAGAACTGCATAGTTGCTTTAGTTGTATAAATAGAGGAAATAATCCTCAATATATATAGATGAACAAttcaaaattaataaaataatgtTTCATAAAACATACCACAGTTTTTCCAGGTAGTTGTTTTTCGACCTTGCCTTTTGACATGAGCATTATATATTTTGATGCCGCTTTAATATTAACAGAAAATTTGTGTTAAAGATCAGAACATATGCAGCTAAAAACATTATACAAAACTTACTTGTTCAGAAAAACAACCACTTACTTGTCCACAATGTTCTTCCACTCTCCGGTAATCAATCTTCTCTTTAATGGATCCATGAAGTAGACAGTGTCTTCTTCAACATTTATCACAGTCAGCATCCAATGACAActtgcaaagcagaaaacaacAACATTCACATTCAATATCAGATGGCAGGTAGTAAATCAATGTCAGAATGCATATTGTATCAATATCACATACCTTGAGTTATATGGCAAGAAGAAAATCTGGCCACGCTTTCCTTTTCTCATCCTATCAGCTATTGCATGGGAACGTTCGATTGGATTGCCACAGCCAATGGCACCAATATCTGTGGGGCTAACAAATCCGTCCATATCAACCATCTTTGATTTTTTCAACACACCATGCAGGTAGCTATAAATCAAAGAATGCAAATTTTAAACCATTTAGTGTCACAATCTACTTAAATTCCAACTAAATCCGAGAGAAGGAGATTACCTCATATAGATGGATACGCAGCTACCCGATACTTCCTTCATGGTGGTAAAGTTATAAACATCGTTCTTAGTAACAAAAGTTTTGAACGGATGTCCGAAAATCTTTTCATCAAAGCTGCAGACAATGGTCTTCCAATTTTTAAACGTTTCTTTGACCCACATGCATACCATTTTTAGGGATGCAGGGATATTTGGTGGCAATGAATCAATGTCCAGatcttcctcatcatcatcatcattttcttctgccatttttctcttcttcattgttgTACTCCTTGCTGCCATCTAGTTATGTAATAAAATAAATGGTAAAAATAATGGCCTGCTAATACCATGTTCTTTAATAGAGTTAAGGTACATTTAAATGAAGTTAAAAGCATTATTAGGATTATCATTTGTTACCTTATCTGTCGGAAAAATTATCAAGTCTTTAGGCTAAGCTACATATGTCCCAATAGCATCACGAACAGTCAAGATTTCATCTTTGATTGGGAATGGAAGCAAAGCTTAATCCACTACCGAGCATAGAATTGACACACGCATGTTCCCCTCACCCAACGGAACACCATGGATCAGCTGGCTTTTGCACTCATCATTGACTTCTACAATTGTTGCAACTGCTGCAACATTATCAATTGAACCTAAAGCCAATTTACACTGTTTCCCAATTGGCTGTGCCTAAAAAATGGCAGAATATATATGTCAACGTGAGACGGTAAAAGATTTCCAATGTTTAATAATATGTTTCGGTTTATAAGCaacaaaacacacaatttaCCTCAAAAACCATAATCATTTCAATGTAGAAACTGTGGGAATTACCTAACATTCACCCTTTTGGATCTCCAAATCTTCAACCACTGGTACTTCTACATTTTGCTCATTCTTCTCTTCTGCTTCCAAGTTGACTTCATCAACAGTATTCACATCTTTCCCATAACCCTCAACATGCTGAACATGCTCCACATGCTCTAAATTCAAAGATTTTCTGACATTGCTATTAATCAAGTTTTCATTACACTTGACACTCTTATCTAGCAGATTTGAACAACTTCCTTGTCTAGAACCAACTTGCTTGTCAACAGTGGAAACTTTGGGGCAATCATTTTCCACAACCTTCTCGTTGAGTTTTGCTTCTATCTTCCTAAGCCTCTCCTCCCAAATAGCCCGTTCTTCTGCCAATATTTTCTCCCTCTCTTGTTCCATTATCTTCTTAACGCTCAACCTCACAGTTGCTTCAACACTTTCCTTTCGGCGTTTAGGGAGGTGGAAGTATGTAGCTTGCTTCACATTTGCCCCTACTCTTCTTATTTTTCCAGCATGTTCTGGATTCCCTAATGCCAAAGTCAGCACATCAACTGCACCACAAGTGCTTAACTCTCCCTTAGcctcttttttcttcaaattagcCTAAAACATATTATCTTTGAGTGGGGGATAGATAGATAGAGGTAGTGATGTTGTAAAGTTACATTAAAAATGCTGCGATAAATTAAGTGCAAACTTACAATTTTTTGTGCCTTCTCCTCTATTGAAGGATATTTAAAACTACAATTCTTATCTTCACGTGCTTTGATCCACATATATAGTTGCATGATCAAGAGAAGATTCTTCCATTGTTGCAGACTACAGAAATTAATTAAGTCAATATGTAAACCAATCTACATTTACATATACAAATCAGATGTGCTGAAACCTAGAAAATTAAAGTTCAATGCTTACCAATTCTTCCTCCAATCCAGCATATCCTTTACGCGACATCCGATGAGGATACTTATTTAAagccctttttcctttttgtttctcATGCAGTTCCTACATAACATAATCATTTCAGTGCATGCTTAACTTCAAACTATCAATGCAAAGAAACAATACATGTAGACACAAGTTATTAGTTATCTTACCAAGAATTTGTCAGATAGCCTACAAGGCATGAGTCCAATTTATAAGGTCGTGttcaaagaagaaacaaagagacATACCCTAAGGAAAGCAAGCTTAATTCAGCCCAGCAACACCAGCTGACCTTCTTCAACCCTAATGTCTTTATATACCAACCAACCTTCCCTATCAAGAGCAATAGATGAACTATTAAAAAACAACTCTAGCATTAGTGGGATATGAGAATATTAAAATCTCATGCCAAACGTAATATACACAATCACAGACACAACAacaagtatttatttattttattttttttggttttttttatttttatttttttgcaaaaCTACTTGGCTGCATTATGAACACTAGTCTAAAAGCAAActtgcaatttcaatttgctatagaaAAGGCCAAACTAAACTTTATAACCAATACATCACATATCATCCTTAACATACTACACCCAACGGACCAAGTGTAAATTCTAGGTCCCCAACAAAATAGATGCTAGATACCAAAGCACACAAACCAGAGGAAGCAAAAGCGGCAAAAGCTTTAGAAAGAGAACTAGGAATATTGCTTGCCATGTTAGCCTGTAACTTGCTGTTTTCACTAGCTTCTTTctctcatgttaccactttagGCTAAATTGATAATAGTAAATATCAAAATTACTGAATATCCAATATCAAACTAATGAGTGACTAAACTATGAAACTAGTACATTTGGACTATAAATCACAAAGGCTACAAGCTTAGGATCAAAGATTTTGTGTTATGTTGTCAGGAAATTATAAATGTTGTAGCAACCTTAATTCTAAAAATGAGTCCACACAAAAGCCTTGGGTCCAGTAAGAATTAAGTTCAAATACAATTATCATGGCCTTGACATACGCACGTATTACAATTATGCCCCATCATTACAATTATGCAACTATATTATAGAActgaagaaaataaattcaagatAAAATGTGGAAAGTTTGTTTGCAATCAAATAATAAGCTCAATTATCCCATCATGATCTTCAATTTTCAACTCCAGGTCCCAATTTATGCATCAAACCACACAAAGTTACAATCTTTCTAACTACCAACATCTCAGAATTAACTTAAACAGAGACTGGAATGCTcaaaatcaaataaacaaaCTCACAATTAGATTAGGACAGCACCTAGTATCATACCTGCCCACAGTAATTTCTGGAGTTTACATCAACTCCATTCTCCAAAAGCAATGAAATAATTTGAATCAAAGCCAGAAAAGaaccaaaatcagaaaaaccAAACGGTCATCAATTTCAAATGGGaagcaaacccagaaaaagaaaaaaagaaaacccaaaacaacCTCGTTGTGCCCTTTAGCTGCAGCAAAATGGAGAGGAGAGTTAAGCCCACCAAATTGCACTTAATCGTATCGTCGTCTCCAGAAGCAATGAACAGAACTGCAATTAGGTTTTCAATAACAATCAAAATCGCGAAACCCAattgaaaatttcagaaattggaTAATTAATTAAAGCGTTGAAATTGGACCTTGATTTGCGCCTTTGACAGTTTTCTCGAACTCCAGTTGCTCCTATTTCACATGCACTAGAGTCTTCTCTCTGCTTTAATCGTTGCCTGAGTGGGTCTGCAATTAGTTTGCCGATCTCTTCCCTCTTCGTTTCTCTCCTTACTTCTACAAATTATATGCTGGGCCTTGTTGTATCAGAGCGAGGTTGAGAGGGTGACACTACTACACAAACCACATACTAGGacacccaatttttttttaaggacgTCCTTTTACTTTGAATGTCATGAAACCCATTTGATGACGTTGGGCCCAAAATAGCTGAAACTTTTAAAGAGATAAGAAGTACACTTTCTAGTTTCTACTCTTCAGAAACAgagtatctctctctctctctgaactcGCAGCAAGCACGACATTAACCCACCGGACGATACAACGGTGACTCTAAGCTCCAGATTCAGAGGGTTAACGTCGTCTACTACAACGAAGCCAGCGGCGGGAGGGGTGTTCCACGCACCGTCCTTATGGATTTGGAGCCTGGGACCGTGGACAGCGTTAGATCTGGACAAATCTTCCGTCCCGATAACTTTGTCTTCAGTCAATCTGGTGCTAGAAACAACTGGGCGAAAGGTCACTACACCTAGGGGGCTGATTTGATCGATTCAGTTCTCGATGTGATGCGAATAGAAGTGGAGAACTGTGATTGCTTGCAAGGTATGAATCTGGTCTAACTAAACCCTAATTTTTCTTGGTTTACATATAAAGCGAGTTGTGTTATATGGATTTGGTATATTAGAGAGTTTTGGTTAATACAGATTGACGATTCAAGGGCTTGGTTGTTTGTTGTAGGGTTCCAGGTATGCCATTCTTGGGTGGTGGTGCTAGATCTGGAATGGGAACACTTATGATTTCCAAAATTAGGGAGGATTACCCAGATCGAATGATGGTGACTTTCTCTGTGTTCCCATCTCTCAAGGTCTCAGATACTCTGAAGTTCTGCAAATCAATATTTGATATACACTGGTACGTTTCTGCGTGCTTTCTTGGGTTTGTGTGAATATTCGATATAGCATTGAGGGCTCAAATTGAACAAGCTCAGAGCCAGAGTTCGGAGACGGAAGCAAAACCGGTGAGTAGTTTATGTCTTTTAGGCAGTGTTTGGTTTGTTgcgaaaattttgaaaattttgacacaCAATTCAAGCAAATTCAAAGTAGATTGGCTCTTGAATCAAACATTGTGATATGTTTTATGTTGtgtgtgtgatttttttttgttttggtcaaaGCTCTAAACTTGTTCAGCAGGAGTATAAGTCTGACCTTTTCTTTATCAAATTGGGATGAGAAACTTGTGTAATTGTTTGAATTTTGGTTGTTGAGAAAAATGTGTGATGGAATCTTGCATGTTTTGGAGTTGAATAATGCTTTGATTCAAAGGAATCAGAGTAGCTGTTTTGCTGGTAAATTTTTGTGTTCATCTTTTGTCTGTGTATATACGGTGTTACTTCTTTTTCAGTCTTTTTCCCATTGACCCTTTTTGTTTTGACTCTTTTGTTAAGAGAGTAAATTAAACTGTGTAGTTGATAATGTGGCTAACTGTTTTTTCTTCATAGGGTTGAGTTTTAACTTCTTGGTTACTACCACTGGCTTTACTTGCACTGGATGTGCTATACGAAACTAACTAAGTGAGTAAGTTGTTGGTTTTCTGTTGCGAGATTGTTTCTGTTTCATTGGTCTTTTTATTAATTAGTTGCAATCTGGTTCCATCATGCTACTAAAATTTGATGCGAAAAGCATAATGTTTTATATTAACccatcttttaattttttcagTGACTTGTTTCCATACTTAAAATACTAGCTGCTGAAACTTGTTAGATATTCTACGTACTAATATTAGGCTTCAGACTCAGGTTTGTTTTACTGTATAATCTTGAGTATCCTTATAATTTAAAGTTTTACTGCTCATTTTTCAATCTATAACCTAACTTCATTCTTTACAGGATATGTTGTTTAGCTCAAAAAATTATTGTGGATAGTATCTGTAATATCCTATACGCTGGAAGTAAGAAACCATCTTGATATGCTAATGTTTCTGAACAATATAGTCAATAACATTCAAGACCAAGTAAAGGTAGCTTTCATTAATATACATCTTTATATTATTCTTTTAAGTTTACTTTGCATATTTTGATATGCTTTTCTGTACTttatttaatctttttttttttactgggcAGATCACATGCTCAACTTAAGTTGCTAGTAGCTGCTGGCATGTTTAAATGTTAAAGTTTATAACAGGTAAAGTTGAGAATGTTTGTATTTTGATTATGGCTTATTGGTTTACTCTACAAGTACTAAGTCATCAAGTCTGGTTACCTCTGAGCCTTGAGGCTTGATGGGATAAATtgttaatctcaagttcaaTTTTATCTGATCCCTTCCTATTACTTAtgttcaactattgacttatgCAGGGCATTGTTATACCTGTAGTTGCTTCAAATATAGTTATTTGTTCATATTCATGGCTCGTGGTTAGTATCACTTGTTCATAATGAGTTTATGTTTTTGTCATTTATGGTGCCATGCCCTCTAGTTAGTACTTTCTAACTTTTGCTGGTCATTTATCAGATGGTGACTGAAGATATATATTGAAGATGAAGCCAAGTATGTATGTCTATTGTCATCTAGAATTAGATAAGATTAGAATGTACATTTAACTAGGAATTAGTTACTAGAAATGCTTGTAGTCAAGTATATTGTAACGAGTAATAGATACAATGACGTTCTGGGATTGTAAAGATTGTTTGTATGTAAAtgtcttctttttgtttcaaggacattttttttgtgtgttctATAATAGATATAAGGACGTTTTTTTAGTGTCCTAGTATACATTAGATAACCCTTTTATCGGATTTAAGGACACTTAAAAAGTGTCCTAATATACATTAGAGGACACTCTTCTAATGTCTTTAAAGACATTAGAGGACGCTTTTTAAGTGTCCTTAAAGACATTAGATGACGTTTTTTTTTAGATTAGAGGACGTTTTTCTGGCGTCCTTATAAACATTAGAGGACGTTTTTTGAATGTCCTTGTAAGTGACTTACAATGACTCCTTGATAGATGACGTATTTTTTGCGTGTCATCTAAAGTTTTTAATGACGTTTTTCGAACGTCCTAAAATactttttttgtagtagtgtgagAGCGAGGTAAGAAAAACCCgctgagagtgagagtgaggtTGAGAGGGTCGATGAGCTTGAGGGGGATTAAGGGTGAGAGTGACGGTGAGGGGGATTGAGGGTGAGCGCGATATTGAGTCAGAGAGAGGCCGAGAGCAATTTGGGAGGGAGAGTGACCTAAATTTTTAGCTAAGGGAGGGAAACACGGGTTTTTCACTAAGGCAACTGCTAGGTTTtgagtgggaaaaaaataaatataaattaatgattgtttgtttttttcctttttcatacaacagatattcTTGTTAGTGTTGTCTGAAATCTCTCAAATTTACCAAAGGATCATGTGTAGGATGAGTAGAGATGAGACGACAGGTTTAAAAAATCTATcgtctgactaactcagacgacagcaaaaacTCATGTGTCGTCTGATGGCTGTCGTGTGATTaagttattctagtagtgagtaTACTAACCCTCAGTATTCATACTAATCCCCAGTAGGCTTGTGAACTAAacggaaaaaaagaaaatgaaaaactgaTGTCATTGCAGATTAAAAGGGGAAATCCAATTACATGCATTGCTCTCTAATTGCATAAACCAAAGCTAAGCATAAACCGAATATTATATTCCACAGATATCAACTAACACCAAAACAATCGAAAACAACAAACTTAATGGGCACATTCTAGGCTAAACAATCGCATTCGAAACACATGCAACTAATTCAACCACAAAATCACTTCAAATACTCACCACTTCCTGCTTTCAAACCACAAATACTCACCAAGCGTTAAAATTGAAGCATAGGTCTTCTTCGCCTCATCTATTCCTACACAAAAGAACAGCATGCATCAAAAAATGAATAATCGTTTGTAAAAACCCATAACTTGTCCAACTGATTCAGGAGGAGGAGATGTAGAGGTGGGAGGTGTCCATGTGTAGAAGAGAGAGATGGCTGGAGAAGAAGGCTGCGGTGCTCTGATTATGTTAAGACGAAAAAATACCTTTCATTCGTACTGGCCCCCAATAGTCTTGTCCTCggagttggtggagcaagtgacGGCCTCGAGCTCTTCCTCGTCCTCTTCGTCTGCGATCGGCACCTCCTCCTCGGAATTGGATAGGGCCTCGTCGGAAGAGACCTCGGGTTTCGTTTTGGTGGTCAATATACTACTATCCCTCAGCAGTTCCTCTTCGCAGCTAGCTTCACCGCCTGCCTTCACCACCTGCTTCGCCGCCTGGATTCTCCAgaagattttgattttgggacgGCTTCGATTTTGGATC is a window from the Rosa chinensis cultivar Old Blush chromosome 2, RchiOBHm-V2, whole genome shotgun sequence genome containing:
- the LOC121051205 gene encoding uncharacterized protein LOC121051205, producing the protein MVCMWVKETFKNWKTIVCSFDEKIFGHPFKTFVTKNDVYNFTTMKEVSGSCVSIYMSYLHGVLKKSKMVDMDGFVSPTDIGAIGCGNPIERSHAIADRMRKGKRGQIFFLPYNSSCHWMLTVINVEEDTVYFMDPLKRRLITGEWKNIVDNGIKIYNAHVKRQGRKTTTWKNCGYSGVTY